A genomic window from Silvibacterium dinghuense includes:
- a CDS encoding Swt1 family HEPN domain-containing protein, with amino-acid sequence MKNSEVRDFLFRGLMFEAESEKFRLAGIQIGADSTEAEENLLKEALAPFGIARRNNALEMARLFAVLFCFENEIRDFIREALAEKEGLDWVEKLPPKIKEHAESRRESALKDSWLEGEKSDLLGFVDFGQLAQIIVAKWEIFKDVIPTQHWLKQRMDELEKCRNFIAHNRMLLPSEFQRIYMYIADWNRVIGL; translated from the coding sequence TTGAAAAATAGCGAGGTCCGAGATTTCTTATTCCGTGGCCTCATGTTCGAAGCCGAGTCTGAAAAGTTCCGTTTGGCGGGTATTCAGATAGGAGCGGATTCAACTGAGGCCGAAGAGAATCTCCTAAAGGAAGCGCTCGCCCCTTTCGGAATAGCGAGGCGGAATAACGCGCTGGAGATGGCTCGCCTTTTTGCCGTATTGTTTTGTTTCGAAAATGAAATCCGCGACTTCATTCGCGAGGCGCTTGCAGAGAAAGAAGGGCTGGATTGGGTCGAAAAATTACCGCCAAAGATAAAGGAGCACGCCGAGTCAAGGCGGGAGTCGGCGTTGAAGGATTCTTGGCTCGAAGGTGAGAAATCTGATTTGTTAGGATTTGTCGACTTTGGCCAACTCGCACAGATCATCGTTGCGAAATGGGAGATATTCAAAGACGTGATCCCAACGCAGCATTGGTTAAAACAGCGCATGGATGAGCTTGAGAAATGCCGAAACTTTATTGCTCATAACAGAATGCTCTTGCCGAGCGAATTTCAACGAATCTATATGTACATCGCGGATTGGAACCGCGTGATTGGGCTTTAG
- a CDS encoding lysozyme inhibitor LprI family protein produces the protein MKSLFFVFVLSLPLLGQQAVQLSLAPIRAEAKMAFTAEMDRAAKGDCPNQVTSAEIDACYKTALLQSRSNLNAFRSAIRMSIQARERLFPPLMLKDFEASEQAWDRYSATQTQVTADMVDNPEDKSSSAAATEIGLIRSHLRDLDKIYNILLHNNCGACLADQ, from the coding sequence ATGAAGTCCCTGTTTTTTGTCTTCGTGCTGTCGCTGCCCCTGCTTGGCCAGCAGGCTGTGCAGCTTTCTCTTGCCCCCATCCGGGCGGAAGCAAAGATGGCGTTTACGGCAGAGATGGATCGCGCGGCCAAAGGGGATTGCCCGAACCAGGTAACATCCGCGGAAATCGATGCCTGTTACAAAACTGCGCTGCTGCAATCCAGGTCCAACCTGAACGCATTTCGCTCGGCGATCCGGATGAGTATCCAAGCCAGGGAGCGCCTGTTCCCGCCACTGATGCTCAAAGACTTCGAAGCATCCGAGCAAGCCTGGGATCGATACAGCGCCACGCAGACACAGGTGACCGCCGATATGGTCGACAATCCCGAAGACAAATCGAGCTCCGCAGCCGCGACAGAGATCGGCCTGATTCGAAGCCACCTGCGGGATCTGGACAAGATCTACAACATCCTGCTGCACAACAACTGCGGCGCATGCCTGGCGGATCAGTAA
- a CDS encoding TetR/AcrR family transcriptional regulator — protein sequence MKSKVVPAATPVRGVKEAILDTACALFYEQGVRAVGVDLIVEKAGVAKTSLYRFFGTKDELVAAFLRREDEDFWGTWERVARQHMDQPAAELKAQLKWIGERVGRSNYRGCPQINVAAEFPEADHPARKVAAAHKREMRKRLKSIAERLGVARPDQLAGQLSLLINGAFVSSAIFKPGEGISLLLRTGDALVHAARE from the coding sequence ATGAAAAGCAAGGTAGTTCCAGCAGCAACGCCCGTTCGCGGTGTCAAAGAGGCAATCCTTGATACAGCGTGTGCGCTGTTTTACGAGCAGGGGGTGCGAGCGGTGGGTGTCGATTTGATCGTGGAGAAGGCTGGTGTCGCAAAAACCAGTCTGTACCGATTCTTCGGGACGAAGGATGAACTTGTGGCTGCCTTTCTGAGACGCGAGGACGAGGACTTCTGGGGTACCTGGGAGCGGGTTGCGAGGCAACACATGGACCAGCCAGCCGCCGAGTTGAAAGCTCAATTGAAATGGATTGGCGAGCGCGTCGGACGCTCCAATTACCGTGGCTGTCCGCAGATCAATGTGGCGGCGGAGTTTCCAGAGGCCGACCACCCGGCACGGAAGGTTGCAGCGGCACACAAGCGCGAAATGCGGAAACGATTAAAGAGCATCGCCGAGCGCTTAGGAGTGGCCCGTCCGGATCAGCTCGCCGGTCAGTTGTCCCTGCTCATCAATGGCGCCTTTGTCAGCTCTGCGATCTTCAAACCTGGTGAGGGAATCTCTCTACTACTGCGCACTGGCGATGCGTTGGTTCACGCAGCTCGCGAGTAG
- a CDS encoding class I SAM-dependent rRNA methyltransferase codes for MKTDKQATGKGPRAERPAQAKSKGKSLANRQEKRDGARRPAQKSVRPAPALEMGEAGVAVVSRRGAERLRRGHVWVYRSDIAALPADAIVEAGAEADAPRLLTVNDTRGVALGTALYSPYSEIALRLISTEVLESEAAWLGLLASRLKAAIEQRQPIFTGTDTDASRLVFSEADGLPGLIVDKYGRLVVVQLLSKALDSVAVRIVVTETLRAALGPEVSVIVERPDPRIRELEKLSADAGSAPLWSAEEEPLLKTVFRLNGLAFHYDAAAGQKTGAFLDQRENYSAAARYAHGEALDVCTYQGGFALHLAQTCSRVTGVDVSHASLEVAESNLGLNPHLKAQVDWMEANAFDLLKDWSEAGTKFDTIVLDPPAFAKSKRAVEGALRGYKEMNLRAMKMLRPGGVLVTNSCSHHVSGAEFQAVVAAAAGDVGRRVRLLERRGAAADHPVVLTIPETEYLKCLVLKVE; via the coding sequence ATGAAGACAGATAAACAGGCTACAGGGAAAGGGCCGCGCGCAGAACGTCCGGCCCAGGCAAAGAGCAAGGGGAAGAGCCTCGCAAACCGGCAGGAGAAGCGCGATGGCGCTCGCCGGCCGGCGCAGAAGAGCGTGCGGCCGGCTCCGGCGCTGGAGATGGGCGAGGCGGGCGTAGCGGTAGTCTCGCGGCGCGGCGCCGAGCGGCTGCGGCGTGGGCATGTGTGGGTCTACCGGTCGGATATTGCGGCGCTGCCGGCCGACGCGATCGTCGAGGCCGGGGCGGAAGCCGATGCTCCGCGCCTGCTCACGGTGAACGATACGCGCGGCGTGGCCTTGGGGACGGCGCTTTACAGTCCCTACTCGGAGATCGCCCTGCGGCTGATCTCGACGGAGGTGCTGGAGAGCGAGGCAGCGTGGCTCGGATTGCTGGCCTCACGGCTGAAGGCGGCTATCGAGCAGCGGCAGCCGATTTTTACCGGCACGGACACGGACGCCAGCCGGCTGGTCTTCAGCGAGGCAGATGGTTTGCCGGGTCTGATTGTGGACAAGTACGGCCGCCTGGTCGTGGTGCAGCTGCTTTCGAAGGCTCTGGACTCGGTAGCGGTACGGATTGTGGTCACAGAGACGCTGCGTGCGGCACTCGGTCCGGAGGTGTCGGTCATCGTGGAACGGCCCGACCCGCGGATTCGCGAGCTGGAGAAGCTGAGCGCCGATGCTGGCTCTGCGCCGCTGTGGTCGGCGGAAGAAGAGCCGCTGCTGAAGACTGTTTTTCGCTTGAATGGGCTTGCCTTCCACTACGACGCGGCGGCCGGGCAGAAGACCGGGGCCTTCCTCGATCAGCGTGAGAACTACTCCGCCGCAGCGCGCTATGCGCACGGCGAGGCGCTCGATGTCTGCACCTATCAGGGCGGTTTCGCGCTGCACCTGGCGCAGACCTGCAGCCGGGTCACCGGCGTCGACGTCTCCCACGCCTCTCTCGAAGTGGCCGAAAGCAATCTCGGTCTGAACCCGCACCTGAAGGCGCAGGTCGACTGGATGGAGGCGAATGCCTTCGATCTGCTCAAGGACTGGAGCGAGGCAGGAACGAAGTTCGACACCATCGTGCTCGACCCTCCGGCCTTTGCCAAGTCGAAGCGTGCGGTGGAGGGGGCATTGCGCGGCTATAAGGAAATGAATCTGCGCGCGATGAAGATGCTGCGTCCGGGTGGCGTACTGGTCACGAACTCCTGCTCGCATCATGTTTCCGGAGCAGAGTTCCAGGCCGTCGTGGCCGCTGCGGCAGGTGATGTCGGACGGCGGGTGCGGCTGCTCGAGCGGCGCGGCGCGGCTGCCGATCATCCGGTGGTGCTGACCATCCCCGAGACCGAGTACCTGAAGTGCCTGGTATTGAAGGTGGAGTAG
- a CDS encoding DUF5343 domain-containing protein has protein sequence MPLSNAYVLATNRIPDIFSKIRDGQAPERFTRQLLRDWGFTSSNDHAFIPLLKALGFLSSEGKPTQRYNDYRDHSRSKLIMAEALRDAYGDIFLIKEHPTQSDKDAIEGKFKSFHNASENVAGLMAKTFMGLLSLADLSKKPGNTSPAKEPEKKAELDIQPPPHMHGQGVSGLHYNIQIHLPATKDVEVYNAIFKSLKEHLFEK, from the coding sequence ATGCCCCTGAGCAATGCATACGTGCTGGCGACAAACCGTATCCCAGATATTTTCAGCAAAATCCGAGATGGACAAGCGCCTGAAAGATTCACGCGTCAACTCTTAAGAGACTGGGGGTTTACCTCTTCCAACGATCACGCTTTCATACCACTTCTGAAGGCGCTAGGTTTTCTATCTTCGGAGGGCAAGCCGACACAGCGCTATAACGATTATCGAGATCATTCCCGCTCAAAACTGATAATGGCAGAAGCGCTGCGCGATGCCTATGGCGATATTTTTCTCATTAAAGAGCACCCGACGCAATCCGACAAAGATGCGATCGAAGGAAAGTTCAAAAGCTTCCACAACGCGAGCGAGAACGTGGCCGGCTTGATGGCAAAGACTTTCATGGGGCTTCTCAGTCTAGCTGACCTTTCGAAGAAACCGGGGAATACATCCCCGGCTAAAGAGCCCGAGAAGAAAGCAGAATTAGATATTCAGCCCCCTCCACACATGCATGGTCAAGGTGTTTCGGGTCTGCACTACAACATCCAGATACACCTTCCAGCAACAAAAGACGTCGAGGTCTACAACGCTATATTTAAATCGCTCAAGGAGCACCTTTTTGAAAAATAG
- a CDS encoding saccharopine dehydrogenase family protein: MRPFAPHHVQKTVAVFGAAGHTGRFVVHELLRHGITPIAVARDLATLAAAGFPEHTVLLRQASVQDLPSLLKGFEGAAAVINCAGPFLETADAVANAALRSGMHYLDVTAEQPSAREILDKYDKDARTAGISVVPSMSFYGGFVDLLATEAMGDWNHADTIDVMIGLDSWHPTRGTRLTGEKNISERLVVSSGRPVPISSPRQQRNWQFAPPLGQQPMVEVPFAEMVLFPRHVQVSELHTWLNRLALDDLHDSSTPPPRSADDSGRSPQRFLVEVVIARKAEVRRIVAQGRDIYAFSATLVCKAVERLLNGNISGAGAQPPGVVFNARELLSALSPEYLTFESSVGNRSPDQWTSRKSL, translated from the coding sequence TTGAGACCATTCGCACCACATCACGTTCAGAAAACCGTAGCGGTCTTCGGAGCTGCGGGCCATACGGGGCGCTTCGTGGTACACGAGTTGCTGCGTCACGGCATCACGCCCATCGCCGTCGCTCGTGATCTTGCAACGCTCGCCGCTGCTGGTTTTCCAGAGCATACTGTTTTGTTGCGCCAAGCGTCAGTCCAAGACCTACCGTCTCTTCTCAAAGGATTTGAGGGGGCCGCAGCCGTCATCAATTGTGCCGGGCCATTTCTTGAGACAGCCGACGCTGTAGCGAATGCCGCTTTGCGTTCCGGGATGCACTACCTCGACGTCACGGCCGAACAGCCCAGTGCACGAGAGATTCTGGATAAATACGACAAAGACGCGCGGACAGCAGGCATCTCTGTCGTTCCTTCGATGAGCTTCTACGGCGGTTTCGTTGACCTGCTGGCCACCGAAGCGATGGGCGACTGGAACCATGCCGATACCATCGACGTAATGATCGGTCTCGATAGCTGGCATCCTACGCGTGGTACGCGCCTCACAGGAGAGAAGAATATCTCGGAGAGATTGGTGGTCTCTTCCGGCAGACCTGTTCCCATATCTTCGCCGCGCCAACAGCGAAACTGGCAATTCGCCCCTCCGCTCGGTCAACAGCCAATGGTAGAGGTTCCCTTTGCAGAGATGGTGCTATTCCCCAGGCACGTGCAGGTGTCCGAACTCCACACATGGCTCAATCGCCTGGCGCTCGATGACCTTCACGACTCTTCGACCCCGCCCCCGCGGTCTGCTGACGACAGCGGGCGTTCTCCGCAACGCTTCCTCGTTGAGGTCGTCATAGCGCGTAAGGCCGAAGTGCGCCGCATCGTCGCACAAGGGCGCGATATCTATGCCTTTTCGGCAACGCTGGTCTGCAAGGCGGTGGAGCGATTACTCAACGGCAACATCAGCGGTGCGGGGGCCCAGCCACCGGGGGTCGTATTCAACGCACGAGAACTTCTCTCAGCCCTGTCGCCGGAATACCTCACTTTCGAGAGCAGTGTAGGCAATCGCAGCCCGGATCAGTGGACTTCCCGTAAATCCCTGTAA
- a CDS encoding RelA/SpoT family protein, translating to MATAPTESKTGTQTGSPAEQNATLFAEKFQQLVDTVHANRPSDDTEIIRRAWQFCLEHHDGQLRASGEPYVLHPLEVAIVLASMKLDSTAIAAGLLHDAVEDTPVTTADITTRFGEQVAHIVEGVTKIDKIEFANKEDRQAENVRKMLLAMVSDVRVVLIKLADRLHNMRTLQHLKPEKQQAIARETLDIYAPLAHRLGMGKVRGELEDLAFRYVDPIQYEQVQEAVDERRSEGEQFLSGVEALLNEKLREANIKARVQWRIKRLYSINQKLQKSQISVDQVYDLLALRVITASVPDCYAVFGIIHSIWRPIPGRIKDFIAMPRPNLYQSLHTTVMGEAGHQFEVQIRTEEMHRIAEEGIAAHWKYKAGGSPISARDEQRLTWVRQLVEWQREMSDPNEFLSTLKIDLYPEEVYTFTPKGKVVVLPKDASPLDFAYSIHTEVGHTCTGAKVNGRIVPLRYKLRNGDIVEVITQTGHTPSRDWLSIVKSSRARNKIKHWLNEHQRERAIEIGRKLLEREARKYKISLSKYDESDYERIAIDYSLTTPNDLMSAIGFGKYSARQVLNRLAPGVISQPTPQPGIETDSGNGPSDTVKRVAITSNADSLQVEGQDEFLVYRARCCNPIRGEEIIGYVTRGKGVAVHARSCPNVQNLLYESDRRIAVEWARAGDDIAGRKLTYPVKLTVFCDDRTGMLKELTAVISDENTNIRTVDSKPGENDDAIVEFVVEAEDLRHLNRLVMGLRRVPGVRDVQRSQKL from the coding sequence ATGGCAACCGCCCCGACCGAATCGAAGACCGGGACCCAGACCGGCTCGCCCGCCGAGCAGAACGCCACGCTCTTCGCCGAGAAGTTCCAGCAACTTGTCGACACGGTCCATGCCAATCGCCCCTCCGACGATACCGAGATCATCCGCCGCGCCTGGCAGTTCTGCCTGGAACACCACGACGGGCAGCTCCGCGCCTCGGGCGAGCCCTACGTCTTGCATCCGCTCGAGGTCGCCATCGTCCTCGCCAGCATGAAGCTCGACTCGACGGCCATCGCCGCCGGTCTGCTCCACGACGCAGTGGAAGATACGCCCGTCACCACCGCCGACATCACCACCCGCTTCGGCGAACAGGTCGCCCACATCGTCGAGGGCGTCACCAAGATCGACAAGATCGAATTTGCCAACAAGGAAGACCGCCAGGCGGAGAACGTCCGCAAGATGCTTCTCGCCATGGTCTCCGACGTGCGCGTCGTCCTCATCAAGCTCGCCGACCGCCTGCACAACATGCGCACGCTCCAGCATCTGAAGCCGGAGAAACAGCAGGCCATCGCACGTGAAACTCTCGACATCTATGCGCCGCTCGCCCACCGCCTGGGCATGGGTAAGGTCCGCGGCGAGCTCGAAGACCTGGCCTTCCGTTACGTCGATCCCATCCAGTACGAGCAGGTACAGGAAGCCGTCGACGAGCGCCGCAGCGAAGGCGAACAGTTTCTCTCCGGCGTCGAGGCCCTGCTCAATGAGAAGCTCCGCGAGGCCAACATCAAGGCCCGCGTGCAGTGGCGTATCAAGCGTCTCTACTCCATCAACCAGAAGCTGCAGAAGTCGCAGATCTCGGTGGACCAGGTCTACGACCTTCTCGCCCTGCGCGTCATTACCGCCAGCGTTCCCGACTGCTACGCGGTCTTCGGCATCATTCACAGCATCTGGCGTCCTATCCCTGGCCGCATCAAGGACTTCATCGCCATGCCGCGGCCGAATCTGTATCAGTCCCTGCACACAACCGTGATGGGCGAAGCCGGCCACCAGTTCGAGGTCCAGATTCGCACCGAGGAGATGCACCGCATCGCCGAAGAAGGCATCGCCGCGCATTGGAAGTACAAGGCAGGCGGCTCACCGATCTCGGCGCGAGATGAGCAACGCCTCACCTGGGTCCGCCAACTCGTCGAGTGGCAGCGCGAGATGAGCGATCCGAACGAATTCCTTTCGACGCTCAAGATCGATCTCTACCCGGAAGAGGTTTACACCTTTACGCCGAAGGGCAAGGTCGTCGTGCTTCCCAAGGACGCGAGTCCTCTCGACTTTGCCTATTCGATTCATACGGAAGTCGGCCATACCTGTACCGGCGCAAAGGTGAACGGGCGCATCGTGCCGCTGCGCTATAAGCTGCGCAACGGCGACATTGTCGAGGTCATCACCCAGACCGGCCACACGCCGAGCCGCGACTGGCTCTCGATCGTCAAGAGCTCGCGCGCTCGCAACAAGATCAAGCACTGGCTCAATGAGCACCAGCGCGAGCGGGCCATCGAGATTGGCCGCAAGCTGCTGGAGCGCGAAGCCCGCAAGTACAAGATCTCGCTCTCGAAGTACGACGAGTCCGACTACGAGCGCATCGCTATCGACTACAGCCTGACCACGCCGAACGACCTCATGTCGGCCATCGGCTTCGGCAAGTATTCGGCGCGGCAGGTGCTCAACCGTCTTGCTCCGGGCGTCATCAGCCAGCCCACGCCGCAGCCCGGCATCGAAACCGACTCCGGCAATGGGCCCTCCGATACCGTCAAGCGCGTCGCCATCACCAGCAATGCCGACTCTCTCCAGGTGGAAGGCCAGGACGAGTTCCTCGTCTACCGCGCGCGATGTTGCAATCCGATCCGCGGCGAAGAGATTATCGGCTACGTCACGCGCGGCAAGGGTGTCGCCGTCCACGCCCGCAGCTGCCCCAACGTGCAGAACCTTCTTTATGAGTCGGATCGCCGCATCGCCGTGGAATGGGCGCGCGCAGGCGACGATATCGCGGGCCGCAAACTTACTTACCCTGTGAAGCTAACTGTCTTCTGCGATGACCGCACCGGCATGCTCAAGGAGCTCACTGCCGTCATCAGCGACGAGAACACCAACATCCGCACCGTCGACTCCAAGCCGGGAGAGAACGACGACGCCATCGTCGAATTCGTCGTCGAAGCCGAAGACCTCCGCCACCTGAACCGGCTGGTCATGGGCCTGCGCCGCGTTCCCGGCGTACGTGACGTGCAGCGGTCGCAAAAGCTGTAA
- a CDS encoding DUF885 family protein, translating into MPRLRCASVSARLSFVLLACSSLPALAAPVAPAAINRRMPDFIQNYSADLRSLEMTYTIPFEPSTFDRMEKFYNDELTALHAISFDSLTSQEDRVDYVLIKTHITGELHQLAIQKHEAEETHPLLPYATTIEGFIDGKRKMQRPNAEQTAKALSEMVKAIHAAEHDLAPKPDSAKKVSPIVANRTVEASELLQEQLHQWYGQYTGYDPDFTWWVDQPYKDADKAITEYISFLKSKLVGIAPDDKTTIIGDPVGRDALLAELKDNDIPYTPEELIAIAQTEYDWCMKQMLEASREMGYGDNWHAAVEKVKEMHVAPGEQPEVIRDLVDSGADFATQHDLVTVPPLAKETLRMIMMTPERQLVNPFFTGGNEISVSYPTDTMTYEQREMSMRGNATPLSHATAFHEMIPGHFLQFYMSARYNPYRRVFETPFWHEGNSLWWEMLYWDLGYDKTPEERVGALAWRMHRSARVIFTMNFHLGKWTPQQCVQFLIDNVGFEPDNATGEVRRSFNGSVGPLYQCAYLMGGLQFRALHHELVDSGKMTNREFHDAILHENSMPIELLRADLENQKLTPDFTTSWKFYGEHPVHP; encoded by the coding sequence ATGCCGCGTCTTCGCTGTGCTTCTGTTTCTGCCAGACTTTCCTTCGTTCTTCTGGCCTGTAGCTCGCTGCCCGCACTCGCCGCGCCGGTTGCGCCCGCAGCCATCAACCGCCGCATGCCGGACTTCATCCAGAACTACTCGGCCGACCTGCGCTCACTGGAGATGACCTACACCATCCCTTTCGAACCCTCGACCTTCGACCGGATGGAAAAGTTCTACAACGACGAGCTCACGGCACTCCATGCCATCTCCTTCGATTCGCTCACCTCGCAGGAAGACCGCGTCGACTATGTGCTCATCAAGACGCACATCACCGGCGAACTGCACCAGCTGGCCATCCAGAAGCATGAAGCGGAGGAGACGCATCCGCTGTTGCCCTATGCGACGACCATCGAGGGCTTCATCGACGGCAAGCGCAAGATGCAGCGCCCCAATGCCGAGCAGACCGCCAAGGCGCTCAGTGAGATGGTGAAAGCGATCCACGCCGCCGAGCACGATCTCGCGCCGAAGCCTGATTCCGCGAAAAAGGTAAGCCCCATCGTCGCCAACCGCACCGTCGAGGCCAGCGAGCTGCTGCAGGAGCAGCTCCACCAGTGGTACGGACAGTACACGGGCTACGATCCCGACTTTACCTGGTGGGTTGACCAGCCATACAAAGACGCGGACAAGGCCATCACCGAGTACATCAGCTTTCTCAAGTCGAAGCTGGTCGGCATCGCGCCCGACGACAAGACCACGATCATTGGCGATCCCGTGGGCCGCGATGCCCTGCTGGCTGAGCTGAAGGACAACGACATCCCTTACACACCGGAAGAGCTGATCGCCATCGCCCAGACCGAGTACGACTGGTGCATGAAGCAGATGCTCGAAGCCTCGCGCGAGATGGGCTACGGCGATAACTGGCACGCCGCCGTCGAGAAGGTAAAGGAAATGCACGTGGCGCCGGGCGAGCAGCCCGAGGTAATCCGCGACCTGGTCGACTCCGGCGCCGACTTCGCCACGCAGCATGATCTGGTCACCGTGCCGCCGCTCGCCAAAGAGACGCTGCGCATGATCATGATGACGCCCGAGCGCCAGCTGGTGAATCCGTTCTTCACCGGCGGCAACGAGATCAGCGTCTCCTACCCGACCGACACCATGACCTACGAGCAACGCGAGATGAGCATGCGCGGCAACGCGACGCCGCTTTCGCACGCGACTGCCTTCCACGAGATGATCCCCGGGCACTTCCTGCAGTTCTACATGTCGGCCCGCTACAACCCGTACCGCCGTGTCTTCGAGACACCCTTCTGGCACGAGGGCAACTCGCTCTGGTGGGAGATGCTCTACTGGGACCTGGGTTACGACAAGACGCCGGAAGAGCGCGTGGGCGCGCTGGCGTGGCGTATGCACCGCTCGGCGCGCGTGATCTTTACGATGAACTTCCACCTGGGCAAGTGGACGCCGCAGCAGTGCGTGCAGTTCCTTATCGACAATGTGGGCTTTGAGCCGGACAACGCGACCGGTGAGGTGCGCCGCTCGTTCAATGGCTCAGTCGGCCCGCTCTATCAGTGCGCGTACCTGATGGGAGGCCTGCAGTTCCGCGCGCTGCATCATGAACTGGTGGACTCGGGCAAGATGACCAACCGCGAGTTCCACGACGCTATCCTGCACGAGAACTCGATGCCGATCGAGCTGCTGCGCGCCGACCTCGAGAACCAGAAGCTCACACCGGACTTCACGACCAGCTGGAAGTTCTATGGCGAGCATCCGGTGCATCCATAG